One Natrinema marinum genomic window carries:
- a CDS encoding GNAT family N-acetyltransferase encodes MSVNIDSRVVAPGSGDFVDEAWQLKEAINRQEGVLKQRYDFFTDAYRRSKVHCYVQDGELIGFAAVRRDGYILFLAVSSEFRGEGIGKRLVAHVANDHDTITCHARTSNENALQFYEHLGFEIKRRIDNYYEDGGDAYYLKLGADVGITDRISELIRR; translated from the coding sequence GTGAGCGTCAACATCGACAGTCGGGTCGTCGCCCCGGGGAGCGGCGATTTCGTCGACGAAGCCTGGCAGCTGAAAGAGGCGATCAATCGTCAGGAAGGTGTGCTCAAACAGCGATACGATTTCTTCACCGACGCGTATCGCCGATCGAAGGTACACTGTTACGTCCAGGATGGGGAACTGATCGGCTTCGCCGCCGTTCGCCGCGACGGTTATATTCTCTTTCTGGCGGTCTCGTCCGAGTTCCGCGGCGAGGGGATCGGGAAACGACTCGTCGCCCACGTGGCCAACGACCACGACACGATCACGTGTCACGCCCGCACGAGCAACGAGAACGCCCTCCAGTTCTACGAACATCTCGGCTTCGAGATCAAGCGCCGGATCGACAACTACTACGAGGACGGCGGCGACGCCTACTACCTGAAACTCGGGGCGGACGTGGGAATTACCGACCGCATTTCGGAACTGATTCGCCGGTAG
- a CDS encoding archease has protein sequence MGFELRAHTADIAVSATGASLEATFAAVADGLAAASCEEIPVDTGERFSLAVTAESREALLFDYLDELIYLRDVRAELPVDHRVDSIDVDPATDGADEWHLEGSTRGVPLAEIDAREVKAVTYSEMRLERADDGWEAYVVFDV, from the coding sequence ATGGGGTTCGAACTGCGCGCCCACACGGCCGATATCGCGGTCTCGGCGACCGGCGCCTCGCTCGAGGCGACGTTCGCGGCGGTAGCCGACGGCCTCGCGGCCGCGTCGTGCGAGGAGATTCCGGTCGACACAGGGGAGCGCTTTTCGCTCGCCGTGACCGCCGAGAGCCGCGAGGCCCTGCTGTTCGACTACCTCGACGAACTGATATACCTGCGGGACGTGCGGGCGGAGCTGCCCGTCGACCACCGCGTCGACTCGATCGACGTCGATCCAGCGACCGACGGGGCGGACGAGTGGCACCTCGAGGGAAGCACCCGCGGCGTCCCGCTCGCCGAAATCGACGCCCGCGAGGTGAAGGCGGTGACCTACTCGGAGATGCGACTCGAACGCGCCGACGACGGCTGGGAGGCGTACGTCGTCTTCGACGTCTGA
- a CDS encoding RtcB family protein, whose translation MTTFDADGITLERVREYVWEIPETGDMRTPARVLASEALLEEIADDKTLEQITNTTHLPGITKYAICMPDGHQGYGFPVGGVGALDAENGCISPGAVGYDINCGVRMMRTNLTYDELRGREEELVDSLFANIPSGLGGGGIVEAGVDTVDEILARGVDWALENGHAVEDDLLHCEDEGMREGADPDKVSQKAKDRGKNQIGSLGSGNHFLEVQRVTDIFDDEVGEAYGLSEDQIVVLIHCGSRGLGHQTCNDYLRKIEQQHQGLLNQLPDKELAAAPAGSQLAEDYYGAMNAAINFAWVNRQLIMHRTRQVFERVFDRSWEEMEMDLLYDVAHNIAKKETHEVGVGPEGRPVRDGDAGEREERELYVHRKGATRAFPAGHPEVPAAYRDVGQPVIIPGSMGAGSYVLRGGENSMDLTFGSTAHGAGRLMSRTQAKNEYWGGDVQQQLREQNQIYVKAQSGATVAEEAPGVYKDVDEVVRVSDELGIGDKVARTFPVCNIKG comes from the coding sequence ATGACCACCTTCGACGCCGACGGCATCACGCTCGAGCGGGTGCGCGAATACGTCTGGGAGATTCCAGAGACGGGCGATATGCGCACTCCCGCGCGCGTATTGGCCAGCGAAGCGCTGCTCGAGGAGATCGCGGACGACAAGACGCTCGAGCAGATCACGAACACGACCCATCTGCCGGGAATTACCAAGTACGCGATCTGTATGCCCGACGGCCATCAGGGCTACGGCTTCCCGGTCGGTGGAGTCGGCGCACTCGACGCCGAAAACGGCTGTATTTCGCCGGGAGCGGTCGGCTACGACATCAATTGCGGCGTCAGGATGATGCGGACGAACCTAACCTACGACGAGTTACGGGGTCGGGAAGAGGAACTCGTCGACTCGCTATTTGCCAACATCCCATCGGGTCTCGGCGGCGGCGGCATCGTCGAGGCCGGCGTCGACACCGTCGACGAGATCCTCGCCCGCGGCGTCGACTGGGCGCTCGAGAACGGCCACGCGGTCGAAGACGACCTGTTGCACTGCGAGGACGAGGGGATGCGCGAGGGGGCGGACCCCGACAAGGTCAGTCAGAAGGCCAAGGATCGCGGGAAGAACCAGATCGGTTCGCTGGGCTCGGGGAATCACTTCCTCGAGGTCCAGCGCGTGACCGATATCTTCGACGACGAGGTCGGTGAGGCCTACGGGCTCTCCGAGGATCAGATCGTCGTGCTGATCCACTGCGGTTCGCGCGGACTGGGCCACCAGACCTGCAACGACTACCTCCGGAAGATCGAGCAGCAACACCAGGGATTGCTGAACCAGTTGCCGGACAAAGAGTTGGCCGCGGCTCCGGCGGGATCCCAGCTCGCCGAGGACTACTACGGCGCGATGAACGCGGCGATCAACTTCGCGTGGGTCAACCGCCAGCTGATCATGCACCGGACGCGGCAGGTCTTCGAGCGCGTGTTCGATCGGTCCTGGGAGGAAATGGAGATGGACCTGCTGTACGACGTGGCTCACAACATCGCGAAAAAAGAGACGCACGAGGTAGGGGTCGGGCCGGAGGGTCGACCAGTGCGAGACGGCGACGCCGGAGAGCGCGAGGAGCGCGAACTCTACGTCCACCGCAAAGGCGCGACGCGGGCGTTCCCCGCCGGCCATCCCGAGGTGCCAGCGGCCTACCGCGATGTCGGACAGCCAGTCATCATCCCCGGCAGCATGGGTGCGGGCAGCTACGTCCTCCGCGGCGGGGAGAACTCGATGGATCTCACCTTCGGCTCGACGGCACACGGCGCGGGTCGACTGATGAGCCGCACGCAAGCGAAAAACGAGTACTGGGGCGGCGACGTGCAACAGCAGCTGCGGGAGCAGAATCAGATCTACGTCAAGGCCCAGTCGGGCGCGACGGTGGCCGAGGAAGCGCCGGGCGTCTACAAGGACGTCGACGAGGTCGTCCGCGTCTCGGACGAACTCGGCATCGGCGACAAGGTGGCGCGGACGTTCCCCGTTTGCAACATCAAGGGCTGA
- a CDS encoding helix-turn-helix domain-containing protein, which yields MSTIAELTVPAAEFALRHTLEVIDDLGVEIERVVAHDPDHVMPYVWFSGDEAALAGLADALRDDPSVEEAERLTDLGGERLYRMHWVDDVTVMLHLLTEERATVLEARSENERWRFRVLFPERDALSRTYEFATERGLQIEIQKIHRLEENRQGRIGLTDAQYETLVAALERDYYEIPRGMDMDGLSDELDISHQALSERLRRAHRTLVEEVVDIGGPDEGR from the coding sequence ATGAGTACCATCGCGGAACTGACGGTCCCCGCCGCGGAGTTCGCGCTTCGGCACACGCTCGAGGTCATCGACGACCTCGGCGTGGAGATCGAACGCGTCGTCGCACACGACCCCGACCACGTGATGCCGTACGTGTGGTTTTCCGGCGACGAGGCCGCGCTCGCCGGCCTCGCCGACGCGCTCCGGGACGATCCGAGCGTCGAGGAGGCCGAACGGCTCACGGACCTCGGCGGCGAGCGACTCTACCGGATGCACTGGGTCGACGACGTCACCGTCATGCTCCACCTGTTGACAGAGGAGCGGGCAACGGTCCTCGAAGCGCGAAGCGAGAACGAACGGTGGCGGTTCCGCGTCCTCTTCCCCGAACGGGACGCGCTGTCTCGAACGTACGAATTCGCGACCGAACGGGGGCTCCAGATCGAGATCCAGAAGATCCACCGACTCGAGGAGAACCGCCAGGGCCGGATCGGGCTCACCGACGCGCAGTACGAGACGCTCGTGGCGGCCCTCGAGCGCGACTACTACGAGATTCCCCGCGGGATGGACATGGACGGACTCTCGGACGAACTCGACATCTCGCATCAGGCGCTGTCCGAGCGCCTCCGGCGCGCCCACCGGACGCTCGTCGAGGAGGTCGTCGATATCGGTGGGCCCGACGAGGGCAGGTAG